A window of the Equus przewalskii isolate Varuska chromosome 10, EquPr2, whole genome shotgun sequence genome harbors these coding sequences:
- the CD79B gene encoding B-cell antigen receptor complex-associated protein beta chain isoform X1: MARLALSPMASNWLMALLLLLSAGEAVLSTNHKDQATESPCSQIWQSPRFVAKKRGFEVEIRCHAETSGTVSWLRKQERNDPRPLTEDRGRILKTKNGSIHTLTIRSIQYQDNGIYYCQWNCSETSSVRGCGTELRVMGFSTVAQLKRRNTLKDGIIMIQTLLIILFIIVPIFLLLDKDDSKTRIEEDHTYEGLDIDQTATYEDIVTLRTGEVKWSVGEHPGQE, encoded by the exons ATGGCTAGGCTGGCGCTGTCTCCCATGGCCAGCAACTGGCTCATGGCGTTGCTGCTGCTCCTTTCAG CAGGTGAGGCGGTGCTATCAACCAACCACAAGGACCAGGCCACAG AAAGCCCTTGTTCCCAGATCTGGCAGTCCCCACGTTTTGTGGCCAAGAAACGAGGCTTTGAGGTGGAAATAAGGTGCCATGCAGAGACCTCGGGCACAGTGAGCTGGCTCCGGAAGCAGGAGAGGAACGACCCCAGGCCACTGACTGAGGACAGGGGCCGCATCCTAAAGACCAAGAATGGATCCATCCACACCCTCACCATCCGAAGCATCCAATATCAGGACAACGGCATCTACTACTGCCAGTGGAATTGCTCGGAGACGTCCTCTGTGCGGGGCTGTGGCACCGAGCTGCGAGTCATGG GGTTCAGCACTGTGGCACAGTTAAAGCGGCGGAACACACTGAAGGATGGCATCATCATGATCCAGACCCTGCTCATCATCCTCTTCatcatcgtgcccatcttcctgctgCTGGACAAG GATGACAGCAAGACTAGGATAGAGGAAGATCACACATACGAG GGCCTGGACATTGACCAGACAGCCACCTACGAGGACATAGTGACTCTGCGGACAGGGGAGGTGAAGTGGTCAGTGGGTGAACACCCAGGCCAGGAGTGA
- the CD79B gene encoding B-cell antigen receptor complex-associated protein beta chain isoform X2 — protein MARLALSPMASNWLMALLLLLSGEAVLSTNHKDQATESPCSQIWQSPRFVAKKRGFEVEIRCHAETSGTVSWLRKQERNDPRPLTEDRGRILKTKNGSIHTLTIRSIQYQDNGIYYCQWNCSETSSVRGCGTELRVMGFSTVAQLKRRNTLKDGIIMIQTLLIILFIIVPIFLLLDKDDSKTRIEEDHTYEGLDIDQTATYEDIVTLRTGEVKWSVGEHPGQE, from the exons ATGGCTAGGCTGGCGCTGTCTCCCATGGCCAGCAACTGGCTCATGGCGTTGCTGCTGCTCCTTTCAG GTGAGGCGGTGCTATCAACCAACCACAAGGACCAGGCCACAG AAAGCCCTTGTTCCCAGATCTGGCAGTCCCCACGTTTTGTGGCCAAGAAACGAGGCTTTGAGGTGGAAATAAGGTGCCATGCAGAGACCTCGGGCACAGTGAGCTGGCTCCGGAAGCAGGAGAGGAACGACCCCAGGCCACTGACTGAGGACAGGGGCCGCATCCTAAAGACCAAGAATGGATCCATCCACACCCTCACCATCCGAAGCATCCAATATCAGGACAACGGCATCTACTACTGCCAGTGGAATTGCTCGGAGACGTCCTCTGTGCGGGGCTGTGGCACCGAGCTGCGAGTCATGG GGTTCAGCACTGTGGCACAGTTAAAGCGGCGGAACACACTGAAGGATGGCATCATCATGATCCAGACCCTGCTCATCATCCTCTTCatcatcgtgcccatcttcctgctgCTGGACAAG GATGACAGCAAGACTAGGATAGAGGAAGATCACACATACGAG GGCCTGGACATTGACCAGACAGCCACCTACGAGGACATAGTGACTCTGCGGACAGGGGAGGTGAAGTGGTCAGTGGGTGAACACCCAGGCCAGGAGTGA